ttgTCTGATGTAACTATTTCCGTTGTGGGTGTGAATTTCTCTACCGAAATTAAATCAGTACAGTCcttagttatatcagtataaaggtgctttataccaatatagcttattccccttccctcaTGGGAATAAGCCATCCTGGTAAAACACACTGTATTACTTTAACTGTCCCAGTAAATTTAAAGCAGTACAGTTCTTGTGTGTAGGCAAGCCCCTGAAAAATATTTCCCATCTCTAGTTTTATGATAAAAGTTCTCCTGGTAGCTAAATTACCTGTATTAACAGCATATTTAAGGACAATTGATTGCAAAACCATGTACCATTGGTTCTTGGTCACAAATATATCTGTATGGAATTATACTGTGTATATTACTGAAAGCTACTATACATCTTTGTTAAAAACAGTGCAGAAGCAAATGatcacatttgtttgttttttaagttggaCCCTCTTGAACAAGCAAAATTGGATTTGGTTTCTGCATACACGTTAAATTCAATGTTTTGGGGTAAGTATGCTGGAGGAGGGTGATAAGAGGAAGCAGAGTTTATGGTggccattttaacttttttttttttttttggatggctGCAAATTTTAAATAATCAAATTCTGTAGTTAAATATCTAAGAACCCAAGTTTGCTATTGTCCTTCAATCAGGGTAAGTGATGCTGAAattctaaattaaattaaagttgTTAATTACATAGACTAGCAACAGATATGTAAATGAggatgttggggttttttggcagCCTCTTCTGTCCTTTTTGGCTAACCATATTAGATTGGTACTGGAGTACTTGattagaatatttttaaatatagatatTTGAACAGAGCAggtaggctccaatcctgcaaacgaTCACATGTGGACACATCAACTCATTTGTGTATTGTcagctgcaggattgggaccttaatgATTCCTGCCCTTAAGTtcaacaaaacacattttcttctTGCAGTATACCTGGCCACTCAAGGGATCAATCCCAAGGAACATCCAGTGAAACAAGAGCTGGTAAGATTCCCATATAAAATGCATTGCAAAATCAGATTTGCCTAGGGCAAGTACTTATTAAttttaaatctacatttttaaatgtatgtaagtTCAGTCTCCACGCACTGGTGTAGTGTATGCATGGCATTGTATAACTGTTGATATAAGATGCTTAGCTCTCCAAATTACGAAAGTCATGATATTTTTAGTTCAAAACAGTGTCATCTGTGGAAAGCAAAGTTGTCAAGTCTGGTAAAATTAGAAAAGCAGAATAATATAAAGAGTGTCATCCTAccttcccttttcccccacctTTTGTTTGAGAATTGGATTCTGAGCAGACCAGCTTTTCACTGTATCTGTTGAACAGAAAAATGTTACATGTCTAATAGTAATTTATAGTTTCCAGTATGGTGTTTTTTCCCTATAAATACTTGGAATCATGTTAATCTGTGAGGCTGCCTTTTCTGACTTTTGTGTGACTAAAAGAATAGTGTGGTTGATTTACTAGCAAAGACGGGAAAGATGCCCCCCCTTTTTCCAGTTCCTCCATTAATTCATTTTCTCAGCAGTAAAGAATCCAGTTCAGCAACAAAGCTAAAAGCTTTTTTGGCATCAGTTGTATGTGTACTGTCCAGTAATTCTGCATTAGTGACATATTTACAACCTATAATAAATCTTTTAGGTTTGTCTTTATATTCCATTTAGATACATGAGTACAGTATATAAGATCTGCTATCTTGGAAATTCTGCTGACTTCAAAAATCAAATCATTTAGTTTGaagaaaataatagaaatatTATACTAATACTaagattaaaaatagaaataattatgCCCATTAGAAGTGcttatgtaaataataataatagatcgGTGTTGTATGAATATATTTTACTTATATATATTAGTAAATGCACAAAGGTAATTCTACATAATCAAGGTAATAGTGCTTATGACTGAAGAATACAGAAAACTACTCTGAATATCAAAAGAACGTGTTCTATTTATAATTTGGATTTTGCAGTCTGTAGTGGATCATGGAACAAAAATTGGATTGTTAACTTTTCATGGTGATTGTTTCTGCTCCTTCTTACACTATATTGGTACAAAAGCATTGCACTATTTTAAtctattctttaaaaatatacagcATACAAATCTAAAGCAAGTATTTACTTGACAATTGCTGATGGTTTTAGTTGAAAGTAGATTATCTTCTAGTTTCTCATCCAGTTTCTTTTTACAAGTAACAATGTGAATGAATAAATGTTTCTTTCATCCAAGAGTAACGTTATCTTATCACTCATGTGGAAAGGGCAATCAGAAACAGTTACTTtcccactgttttgtttttagaacTCTGCTCAACATGTACCTATAGGTAATACTTGGGGTTTCAAATTATATAAATGAAACTCTCCTTCCAGCTGTCAGAGTTAATTTTTTCTGTCACCTTGTTGCGATGTTTCTGTCAACTCCTTTTTTGCTTTGCTAATATGTGTCGGGTTGCTATCTGTTCTGATTAGCTATCTCAGTCATACTACAGAAATATTACAGCGTACCATAAATTCATACCCTGTAAAGCTTAACGAGTTAAAACTACACCTTTTACATGGGAAcattggccaacattttcagagaTCAGTTTGAGATGTGGGTTCTGATCATTCTTGAAAAACAGGTAAAGGACTTTAGAGATCCAAGGTAGAAAATGTTGGCAATGCATGTATATGACAAACATGCTGCATGTTAATATATGTATTATCTGTGTATGCAAAaggtatatattttatttattgtatatAATTCAGGGAATATGTAAAGTGCTACATAATGGCTGTTCATTAACTATTTGTCTAAGGTCTCATGGGATGGCTGTGGGAGAGCTgacaattcatagaatatcagggttggaagggaccccaggcggtcatctagtccaaccccctgatcaaagcaggagcaatccccaatttttgccccagatgcctaaatggccccctgaaggattgaactcgcaaccctgggtttagcaggccaatgctcaaaccactgaggtatCCCTCCTCCAGTTGAACTAGATCTGAGtcccacaggaccatccttcctgtgtgtgtttgtataaaatACTCATCCCAGAATAATCaagagtttctttttaaaaaaaaaaagtcatgcttTCTTGGTTTTGGTTGGGTAGATTAAAATTTTGgagatatatattttatatttatataatgcaCATATGGCTTAATTTTGCAGGCTTTACTTGGGCAaaattcttattgacttcagtgggtatatGACCTTTTTAAGGATTGGAAGAGTAGGTCCCAAGGTTGTAATAGCATTAGACAAAATATTACAGGAATGAGGACCATACCGATGCCTAGATATATAAAGATGTTTGAAGTTGTACTACTAATGGCCGCATATGCTTATTGGTACAATTACCATGTGTTGCAGAAAATCTGCTAAAAGGGCAGTCTTGAGTTTGCAAAGAATCCACTAGAGTTTGAACAGAGATGAAATATTGTATTTGGCTGTATATTATGGAATGCATCATGTTCTGTATGCTTTGTTCTCACTGATCTCTATTTTAATAGTACATGTCTTCACAGAATAATATCGGGTGTGCTTTTTATTTAATATCTTGCAGGAGAGAATAAGAACGTACATGAACAGAGTCAAAGAAATAACAGACAAGAAAATGGCGTCCAAACTGGATAAAGGAGCTGCAGCAAGATTTGTAAGAAATGCATTATGGGAACCAACACCTGAAAATAATCCTAAAGTGAAAACTTCTGCTAaggcaaaaaagagaaaaatgaactagttttttattttccctttggttttatttttgtttatcaggTAGGGAGATAactagaaaattattttttaaattgtgttttgtaTATGTTTTGCATCACATAACTGATGAAGTAAAACAACAATTTGGTGAATATATCTTTAGCAAAGATCTAAACTGTAGGGTCACGTTGCACAGCTTCTGCTGAGTTCTCACCTGTATATACACATGTATATCTGAAAGTGAAAGTTGGTCCTTGGAGATTAGCTTGAAAGCTTGGCTCTTTAATGAGAACGAACTAATCATTTTTGCCAACTCTTTGTAATAATATGCTATTTCATGATTTGCTTCTCATTCTAATAATTTTGGGGGGTAATTTTTGACTGGCTGAAACTGTATTTTCTTAGTTATTGCTAAATTTAATATCCGAATATTCAGCCAGTCACAAGTGATGGACATCTAGTCTGTGTGAATTGTTTATGTAGGAGCCACTGGTTTTCAAGTACACCTGTGTATGTAATGCTAAATTCGTAGAGCATACTATCCTTTGTATTGCTTATATTAAATATACATGATGCCTCTTTTTCAATCTCTCAACTTGAATTAAGTGCTGTTTATGGGCTTTTAATGTTTCCATGGCCTTTAAGTATGGATGAGAGCTTAGTGCTGGCACTGCAAGATGGACAGGTTAGCAGGGATTCACTTTGGGAATGGTGGGAAGCGCGGTCACGTTTTGCTATTCCCTTTGATGCTGAGTGTGAAAAGTATTCTCTAGTACGGTAAAAAGTATTGAAATACTGGGCAAATACCCTGTTTTATATATGCCTTGATTAATTTGTACTCCTTGTAGGAGCGTATGCATTCTTAATCTGTTGGGAATTTGTTCAGGAGAACCTGTTAGTTCATGTTTCCGTACACTGCAAGCTCACAAATGAATAGTacaaattttgggtttttttggcggAGAAGGTCTGCTGTTATAGGATAGCTGTGTTGGGGGTCGGGGGTAAATGCCTGTGATTAGGCGTGCTCTGATTTGAAGGGTGGAAGTGCTGACATCGGGGATGGGATGAATATAAGTGAAGTGTCACTACCTGCTTGCAAATGGAGAACCCAGTATCAGACATACTGGGTTAAATATACTGTTTCCCTGCACCTTGTATAATTAAGACCTCAATCTTGCAATTTACAATGTACTGGCATTAGAGGCATTCCTGCACAgagtcctttgacttcagtgggggcttCTTGGGCACACAGGAGTCTGCCCGTACGTtgtaaattgcaggattggggcctcgaACTGgggcaaagtgagtgtaaaattcTGTCAAATCGGAATGGGTAGCATTTTACAATTgcttttcaccagtgtaaatgacaATGCAAGGTACAGTGCAATGGTGAATTGGGCTCACTGAACCAATCCTAACAATCTGTGATTCACCTGTAATTTACATTAGGTCTCTCACCTGTTAATGTGAATGAGCAAGATACACTGAATTTCTCCGTTACACATAATTGAAAGCTATTGGATGTGATATGGAAAGTTATTGTTCTCATAGTTATCCTGAAGAATTACACCACCATGTGCTTACATATAGTCTAGACTGATTAGAGTGAGATGTTGTAACTAAAGCTATATCTCCGTTGACCATTCAGaaatctgtttttaaagggaaatgttttgataaactgTCCAgttgtcagagtagcagccgtgttagtctgtgttctcaaaaagaaaaggaggacttgtggcaccttagagactaacaaattcatttgagcttaagctttcgtgagctacaaattACTTCTTTGGATGCATTCCAGTTGTGTTTATTAAGCACAAATGTTATTAGTTTTGTATGTTTAGAAAATGGCTCTGTGAATGTTATGATGAAGAATAAACAAGCCTAATTAAATATGTAAATATCTTTTACGCTGATTTCTGGAATAATTGCTACTGTTCTAACAAAGGATTTTCCTCCTCCAAATGGTCATTCGCAGGCATAACTTTACTGCCACAAGTAGTCTCATCAATTGTCCATGGGGCCACTCACATGAGTTGTGTGTTAAAGGTGCATGAATGtttgtttgctggatcagggccaaaatAAGGACGCTCAATTCCCTGTGAAAACGGGTATATTTATGTATAACTGAATAACTCAGTCATGCCTCATCTTTGGCTTAGCGTTATACCATTTTTATTCTTAAGATATTTTCACAACTATTTAAGCTAACGTATAATAAAAAtcaatggtgtaaatcagtactGTTTGTAATAGGTGTGGGGGGAACTTACTCCCTTTGGAAGTCTGTTTGTCCTTTTCAGGGCCTCCTAGGTCCTGGTCCTGCAATGTCCTCCATGTGGATGGACCACTCTGCAgggacccattgacttcagtggggttctgtgtgggtgcAAAGCTCAGCAGGTACATAATTTATTGCAGGATCAAATGTTAGTCTAAAATCTTAAGTTCTAAAGCCAGCCTGAGGTGTTGACCAATATATGCTGTGCTTAAAAAATATGCTTAACATATTGATATTCTGTGTTTAATGCATATTAATATATGTGGTATCAATAATACATACTGATAGgatttttaagtgtgtgtgtgtgtgtgtgtatatatataaatcacTATCAGTATGTATTATTGATACCACATATATTAATATGCATTAAGCACACAATAGCAAAATAACATTACATTGTACTTATATTTCTAGCAGTTACGTGGCTAATTCAGGCCATGATTAATTGAGACCATTCAGCAGTTATATAACTAATTCAGGGCACTCAAGCCAAATATTGTGTGCTCAATGTAGATTAATATATGTGGTGTCAATAATGCATACTGATGTGATTTTTATATGCATATAAAATCACATTACAATATATATGTACATAAAATCACATCAGCAATGTGTATTATTGATACCACATTAATATGCATTAAGCACACAATATCAAAATAACGTGCATATAGATTTCTAGCTGTTACATGGCCTGAATTAGGCTATGTTTTTttataatcctgttcacttatgctaagAGTCCCATACTTCACAAATCTGAAGTTCAGCTCTGGCATTAGAAAAGAAACTTGTCCAAAGACAAAATAGCTTAATGTTCTACCAGGACACAAGCCGAGGAGGAACCTTCATGTACAGTACCTCGAATGTtagtatccaaaacaaagataaggaaggagCAGAACAAGAAATTAAGGAACTAGGACGAATTGGTGGATTAGATTTTAGCGACAGGTAAAGTTTCATAATTTGTAAAATCGTCCTATAAATACTCCTAGCTAAAATATGTAACTTTGGGgcacaccttctgtgtaaggtgaatgtAACAACTGTGCACAAGACAACTTCCTGGAAATTGGTATCATATTGAACCTTTCCTCCTTTACTAAACTATTATTGACTTTTAGCAGTAATCCTGGCTGACATTGGTTTTTAGGCTCTTGAATGTATTTCATACgaaaccaaagtgtggtcaaacAATTGACTATACAGTTTATCAACAGAGACATAGGATAgtcatgcaggagatcagatttcTGGGCCAGACCAATAGTCCTAAGTACAGAAACTAGGCCTATGGTACAGTGCAAAGAGGATGGTCATTAATGCTCTGTTTACTTAATTCTCATCTCTAGTCAGCCTGTGTACagtaatactcctgggggaattctgtgccactgcacatgcgcagaattcatgtctggCACAGAATTGTTTcttcagaaaatacattctgcccaagAAGTACTGCAGTTCTACCTTTTGCCCATCAGAGgccactgtggcaccagaacagccagCAGCATGAACACAGCCAGATGCATTCTGGTCTGGTGCCACAGCGCCTCTGTGGGCAAAAGGCAaaactgcagcacttcttgggcagaatgtattttctgtcggggtgggggggaattctgtgcatgcgTGGTGGTGCAGAACTCCGCCAGGAATAGAAATTCATCACAGCACCATGCCCATGGAACCAGGATAGGACAGGCAGAGTGGGGCACACGggactgctggggagggggtcaCAGACAGGTTCAGAATGGTTAGTGCAGGGGACAGACTCAGGTACaggctcaggagctagtgggaTAATACCATTGAACCAGAGGctaaatgggagtgggggtgcaaggCCACATcagggccgggggcggggagggctgcagggacacatggggatgggggggc
The genomic region above belongs to Caretta caretta isolate rCarCar2 chromosome 3, rCarCar1.hap1, whole genome shotgun sequence and contains:
- the C1D gene encoding nuclear nucleic acid-binding protein C1D; its protein translation is MEMAEEDNSGEEYPHEIHDYLSAFEKSLGSVGDMLKTMMSVSRSELLEKLDPLEQAKLDLVSAYTLNSMFWVYLATQGINPKEHPVKQELERIRTYMNRVKEITDKKMASKLDKGAAARFVRNALWEPTPENNPKVKTSAKAKKRKMN